The following coding sequences lie in one Verrucomicrobiota bacterium genomic window:
- a CDS encoding ABC transporter ATP-binding protein yields MGEEVIHALRDVSLTIERGEYVAIMGPSGSGKSTLMNLLGCLDTPSSGRYELNGVNVSEMDDNQLAEIRNREIGFVFQTFNLLPRSNALHNVELPLIYAGISTDERRRGALEALSQVGLSDRIHHKPNELSGGQRQRVAIARALVTNPSIILADEPTGNLDSKTGAEIMTLFEELSTKGNTIIVVTHEEQVAQHAERIIRIRDGLIASDEKVAKASLAPAAS; encoded by the coding sequence ATGGGGGAGGAGGTCATTCACGCCTTGCGCGACGTCTCTCTGACCATTGAGCGCGGCGAGTATGTCGCGATCATGGGACCGTCCGGGTCGGGAAAATCCACCTTGATGAACCTGCTCGGCTGTCTCGACACGCCGAGTTCTGGCCGGTACGAGTTGAACGGCGTGAATGTCAGCGAAATGGATGACAATCAGCTCGCCGAGATTCGAAATCGCGAAATCGGATTCGTCTTCCAGACGTTCAACCTCTTGCCGCGCTCCAATGCGCTGCACAATGTGGAATTGCCGCTCATCTACGCCGGAATTTCCACGGACGAACGGAGACGAGGCGCGCTGGAAGCCCTGAGCCAGGTCGGTTTATCCGACCGCATTCATCACAAACCGAACGAACTGTCCGGCGGCCAGCGCCAGCGCGTCGCCATCGCCCGCGCCTTGGTGACCAATCCGTCCATCATCCTGGCCGACGAGCCGACGGGGAATCTGGACTCCAAAACCGGCGCGGAGATCATGACGCTCTTTGAGGAACTCTCAACCAAGGGCAACACCATCATCGTCGTGACCCATGAAGAACAGGTCGCGCAGCACGCGGAGCGCATCATCCGCATCCGGGACGGATTGATTGCGAGCGATGAGAAAGTGGCCAAGGCGTCGCTCGCGCCTGCTGCATCGTGA
- a CDS encoding efflux RND transporter periplasmic adaptor subunit has protein sequence MPNPKTRKRKQVMAFSAIGVIAVSVAVTIFIRKREKPINVQTDTVARRNITELVVANGRIHPVLQVKISPEVSGEIIELPVKEGQQVKKGDLLLRIKPDFYVANVNQAEASYRSSVADKGTSEANLVKAEAEFKRNEELFGRKLISESVFFDVKAAYEIAKASQQSATHRVEMSNAMLARAREELAKTTIRSPLTGTVSKLNSELGERVVGTAQMAGTEVMIVADLNEMEARVDVGEIDVPLIAYGQKARLEVDAFKDRKFGGIVTEIANSSKGMGLPGMGGGGQQQEGTRFEVKVRIQDKEVFRPGMSVTAEIETRSRTNVLAVPIQSVAVRLPKESKNGPNPGGKNESNPSEAHAATTTSSTTNSPAKPGANKKPGEPPKPIEVVFAVDGDRVKMVPVKLGISDDSYLEITEGLVEGREVVSGGHKAVSRELEDGKKIKKGAPGDDKGKE, from the coding sequence ATGCCGAATCCCAAGACCAGAAAACGAAAGCAAGTCATGGCCTTCTCCGCCATCGGTGTGATCGCGGTCTCCGTGGCCGTCACCATCTTTATCCGAAAGCGGGAGAAGCCCATCAACGTGCAAACCGACACCGTGGCGCGGCGCAACATCACGGAGTTGGTCGTCGCCAATGGCCGGATTCATCCGGTCCTCCAGGTGAAAATCAGCCCGGAGGTGAGCGGCGAAATCATCGAGTTGCCGGTCAAGGAAGGGCAGCAAGTGAAGAAAGGCGACTTGCTCTTGCGCATCAAACCGGATTTCTACGTCGCGAACGTCAACCAGGCGGAAGCCAGCTACCGTTCCTCCGTCGCAGACAAAGGCACGTCCGAGGCGAACCTGGTCAAGGCCGAGGCCGAGTTCAAGCGGAACGAGGAGTTGTTCGGGCGGAAGCTGATTTCCGAGTCGGTGTTTTTCGACGTGAAAGCCGCTTACGAAATCGCCAAAGCGTCCCAGCAAAGCGCCACGCACCGCGTTGAAATGTCCAATGCCATGCTCGCGCGCGCCAGGGAAGAGCTGGCCAAAACCACCATCCGCTCTCCGCTCACGGGCACGGTCAGCAAGTTGAACTCGGAGTTGGGCGAGCGCGTCGTGGGCACGGCCCAGATGGCCGGCACGGAGGTCATGATCGTCGCGGACCTCAATGAAATGGAGGCGCGCGTGGACGTCGGCGAGATCGATGTGCCGCTCATCGCTTACGGACAGAAAGCGCGGCTGGAAGTCGATGCGTTCAAGGACCGCAAGTTCGGCGGCATTGTCACTGAGATTGCCAACTCCTCCAAAGGCATGGGGCTTCCGGGTATGGGCGGGGGCGGGCAACAGCAAGAAGGCACGCGGTTCGAAGTCAAAGTTCGCATCCAGGACAAAGAAGTGTTTCGTCCGGGCATGTCCGTGACGGCGGAAATCGAGACACGGTCGCGCACGAACGTGTTGGCCGTGCCGATCCAAAGTGTCGCGGTGCGGCTGCCGAAAGAATCCAAGAACGGCCCAAATCCCGGCGGGAAAAACGAAAGCAATCCATCGGAGGCGCACGCGGCGACCACGACTTCTTCAACCACCAATTCGCCGGCAAAACCCGGCGCGAACAAGAAGCCCGGCGAACCGCCTAAACCGATCGAAGTGGTGTTCGCCGTGGACGGCGACCGCGTCAAGATGGTGCCGGTGAAACTGGGCATCAGCGACGACTCCTACCTGGAAATCACCGAGGGCCTCGTCGAGGGCCGGGAAGTCGTGTCCGGCGGCCACAAAGCCGTGAGCCGCGAGCTTGAAGACGGGAAGAAAATCAAGAAAGGCGCGCCGGGTGACGACAAGGGGAAGGAGTAG
- the dgoD gene encoding galactonate dehydratase: MSKSKLNRPLSRRALLRGMTASAGLAAMPWDADAAAAAASNAPISPKDKIKVTKLETLFVKPRWLFLKIHTDAGIVGLGEPILEGRAKTCATAVEEVAPYLVGKDPRRVAHHWQAIYRHAFYRGGPILTSVLSGIDQALWDIKGKALGVPIYELLGGPTRDRVRVYAHSRSPEDMKQKVKQGFRAFKTGPATRRPARIVETPAAIGYAAERFAALREAGGPDVDIGIDFHGAVPPATAKLLIKALEPYQPMFIEEPVQCQNVDVMAEIARGTHLPIATGERIFTKWGFREILEKKAAVILQPDLCHAGGITEVRLIAGMAEAYYAAIAPHNPLGPISLAAGIQMAASIPNFLCQEQVSLGDGYIKKPFKVENGYIPLPDGPGLGVELDEKALADKIDHDWRNRESYDADDGSVVDW, encoded by the coding sequence ATGTCCAAATCCAAATTGAATCGACCGCTCTCGCGAAGAGCTTTGCTCCGCGGAATGACGGCTTCCGCCGGCCTCGCCGCTATGCCATGGGACGCGGACGCCGCAGCGGCGGCCGCCAGCAACGCGCCCATTTCGCCCAAGGACAAAATCAAAGTCACCAAACTCGAAACGCTCTTCGTCAAACCGCGCTGGCTGTTCCTGAAGATTCACACGGACGCCGGGATCGTCGGCCTGGGCGAACCGATCCTCGAAGGCCGGGCGAAGACTTGCGCCACAGCGGTGGAAGAAGTCGCGCCGTATCTCGTCGGAAAAGATCCGCGGCGCGTGGCGCATCATTGGCAGGCGATTTACCGGCACGCGTTTTACCGCGGCGGTCCGATCCTCACGAGCGTGCTCAGCGGCATCGACCAGGCGCTCTGGGACATCAAAGGCAAGGCGCTTGGCGTCCCCATCTATGAATTGCTCGGCGGCCCGACGCGCGATCGCGTCCGCGTCTATGCGCATTCCCGGAGTCCGGAAGACATGAAGCAGAAGGTCAAACAAGGCTTCCGCGCGTTCAAGACCGGGCCCGCCACGCGGCGGCCGGCGCGAATCGTCGAAACGCCCGCGGCCATCGGTTACGCCGCCGAACGTTTCGCCGCGCTGCGCGAAGCCGGCGGGCCGGACGTGGATATCGGCATCGATTTCCATGGCGCGGTTCCGCCCGCGACCGCGAAGCTCTTGATCAAAGCGCTCGAACCGTATCAACCGATGTTCATCGAAGAACCGGTCCAATGTCAGAACGTCGATGTCATGGCGGAGATCGCGCGCGGCACGCACTTGCCCATCGCCACGGGCGAACGCATTTTCACGAAATGGGGTTTCCGGGAAATCCTGGAGAAAAAAGCGGCGGTGATTCTGCAGCCGGACCTTTGCCACGCCGGCGGCATTACGGAAGTGCGCTTGATCGCCGGAATGGCGGAAGCCTATTACGCCGCGATCGCGCCGCACAATCCCCTCGGCCCAATTTCACTCGCGGCGGGAATTCAAATGGCGGCGTCGATTCCAAATTTTCTTTGCCAGGAACAGGTTTCTCTGGGCGACGGCTACATCAAAAAGCCGTTCAAAGTGGAGAATGGCTACATCCCACTCCCCGACGGCCCCGGCCTCGGCGTCGAGCTGGACGAGAAGGCGCTGGCCGATAAAATCGATCACGACTGGCGCAACCGCGAGTCCTACGACGCGGATGACGGTTCGGTCGTGGATTGGTAG
- a CDS encoding ABC transporter permease: MTSPSSSAARSARRDFQFQEAGLLLVILLLGALLTVFGGTVKMPLFETAPDGTRQRVFVSNPSGEREPAMVERNKFLNPQNLAQLAKDTSFIAIMAVGATFVIISGGIDLSVGATYALASVLGALVFQVFGPTGSQALASGWISVPLGLLACVGCASVCGLSNGAMIVALKVHPFIITLGTMAIFRGIAFVITQGQSVGSFPAAFRDLVRWEIGNGLSLMPLTVMVLILVLGWIYLSKLAAGRRVYAIGGNELASRFSGIRVERVKLSVYVYSGLTAGIAALLSIGYYGAATSGDGQGYELNVIAAAVVGGASLSGGKGSALGAVLGALLIQMISSGIVILGIDQNYSQIIIGAVVILAVVLDQINTWLAKRRLAHG; the protein is encoded by the coding sequence ATGACTTCGCCGAGTAGCAGCGCGGCCCGCTCGGCCCGGCGCGATTTCCAATTCCAGGAAGCAGGCCTTCTGCTAGTGATTCTGCTGCTCGGCGCCTTGCTGACGGTTTTTGGAGGGACGGTCAAGATGCCGCTTTTCGAGACCGCGCCTGACGGCACGCGGCAGCGCGTCTTTGTAAGCAACCCGAGCGGCGAGCGCGAGCCGGCCATGGTGGAGCGAAACAAATTCCTCAACCCGCAAAACCTCGCCCAACTCGCCAAGGACACCAGCTTCATCGCCATTATGGCGGTCGGCGCGACTTTCGTGATTATCTCAGGCGGGATCGATCTTTCCGTGGGCGCGACCTACGCGCTGGCTTCGGTTCTGGGCGCTTTGGTTTTTCAGGTATTCGGTCCAACGGGCTCCCAGGCGTTGGCTTCTGGGTGGATCAGTGTTCCGCTGGGTTTGCTGGCGTGCGTGGGGTGCGCATCGGTGTGCGGGCTGAGCAACGGCGCAATGATCGTCGCGCTCAAGGTTCATCCGTTCATCATTACGCTGGGCACGATGGCGATTTTTCGCGGGATCGCGTTCGTGATTACCCAAGGCCAATCCGTGGGCAGTTTTCCGGCGGCGTTTCGCGATCTGGTGCGCTGGGAGATTGGCAACGGCCTTAGCCTGATGCCGCTGACGGTGATGGTTTTGATTCTGGTGTTGGGTTGGATTTATTTGTCGAAACTGGCGGCGGGCCGGCGCGTTTATGCGATTGGCGGCAACGAACTCGCCAGCCGCTTCAGCGGCATTCGCGTCGAGCGGGTGAAACTGAGCGTGTACGTGTATTCGGGCCTGACGGCGGGAATCGCCGCGCTGCTGTCCATCGGTTACTATGGCGCGGCCACGTCGGGCGACGGCCAGGGCTACGAACTGAATGTGATCGCGGCGGCGGTGGTGGGCGGCGCGAGCCTGTCTGGCGGGAAAGGCTCGGCGCTGGGCGCGGTGTTGGGGGCGCTGCTGATCCAGATGATCAGCAGCGGCATCGTGATTCTGGGGATCGACCAGAATTACAGCCAGATCATCATTGGCGCGGTTGTCATTCTGGCGGTCGTGCTGGACCAGATCAACACCTGGCTGGCCAAGCGGCGGCTGGCGCACGGCTGA
- a CDS encoding FtsX-like permease family protein gives MAMSAIAAHKLRSALTLLGVLVGVFSIIVVMTAMRVLQSNIEAELSQLGSNTFQIRKWPGAFFGVADFEKYWRRRNITLQQGLQVQEHATLALNVGLESYFWGGVALSRFDKTPPSTRLLGETPGSFPARNWTVAEGRAIMESDVESARDVCVLGAGLAKILFPFGSAVGDRVKFTGINYSVVGVLESRGQMLGGDQDNFAVIPVSTGLNRYGRTWRSLSILVQARDQASYDDTIEQVRGILRAVRKVAPGKEDDFEIFSNDSLIAQFKRFTFTVRLGVTVISSIALLAAGVGIMNIMLVSVTERTREIGIRRAVGAKKRNIMSQFILEAIVLCQVGGLIGVVFGIIGGNAAAYFLEVTPVIPVDWIIYGLLICLVVGVVFGTYPAVKAANLDPIESLRYE, from the coding sequence ATGGCGATGAGCGCCATTGCCGCCCACAAACTGCGCTCCGCCTTGACGCTGCTTGGCGTGCTGGTCGGTGTTTTCTCAATCATCGTCGTGATGACCGCCATGCGCGTGTTGCAGTCGAACATCGAGGCCGAGTTGAGCCAGCTCGGGAGCAACACATTTCAAATTCGCAAATGGCCCGGCGCATTCTTCGGCGTGGCCGATTTCGAGAAATACTGGCGGCGCAGAAACATCACGCTCCAGCAAGGCCTGCAAGTTCAGGAACACGCGACACTGGCCCTGAACGTTGGGCTGGAAAGTTACTTCTGGGGTGGCGTGGCTCTGTCACGGTTCGACAAAACACCGCCCAGCACGCGTTTGTTGGGCGAAACACCGGGCAGCTTTCCGGCGCGAAACTGGACCGTCGCTGAAGGCAGAGCCATCATGGAATCCGACGTTGAGAGCGCGCGCGATGTGTGCGTGTTGGGCGCCGGGCTGGCCAAAATTCTCTTTCCGTTCGGCTCGGCCGTCGGTGACCGCGTCAAGTTCACCGGCATCAACTACAGCGTCGTCGGCGTCCTGGAATCGCGCGGCCAGATGCTCGGCGGCGATCAAGATAACTTCGCGGTGATCCCCGTCTCCACGGGCCTGAACCGCTATGGGCGCACCTGGCGAAGCCTGTCAATTCTGGTCCAGGCGCGCGACCAGGCGAGTTATGACGACACGATCGAGCAGGTCCGGGGCATCTTGCGGGCGGTTCGCAAAGTCGCTCCGGGCAAGGAAGACGACTTCGAGATTTTCTCCAACGATTCGCTGATCGCGCAATTCAAGCGGTTCACCTTCACCGTGCGATTGGGCGTGACGGTGATCAGCTCCATTGCGCTTCTGGCGGCGGGCGTCGGCATCATGAACATCATGCTGGTGTCCGTGACCGAGCGCACGCGCGAGATTGGCATCCGCCGCGCGGTTGGCGCTAAAAAGCGGAACATCATGAGCCAGTTCATCCTGGAGGCAATCGTGCTCTGCCAGGTCGGCGGGTTGATCGGGGTCGTGTTTGGCATCATCGGCGGCAATGCGGCGGCGTATTTCCTGGAAGTCACGCCGGTCATCCCGGTGGATTGGATCATTTACGGGTTGCTGATCTGTTTGGTCGTCGGCGTCGTCTTTGGAACTTACCCGGCCGTCAAGGCGGCGAACCTGGACCCGATCGAGTCGCTGCGGTATGAGTGA
- a CDS encoding CRTAC1 family protein — protein sequence MPLRVHRPSLEKAIRRGSLASHLLTALGQFSALLLILGCLLATSVPLLGAEELSNHAITLNLLESRRKQQVAAAQKYQAFHGFKFTDRISESGITFADQIVDDAGKEYKAAHYDHGNGLAVADVDGDGMVDIYFTTQLGANQLWRNLGGGKFQDVSKEMNLRDGSWSGDATFADLNQDRFPDLYVVNMQGDNHYYENQGDKGFIDKTAAYFPKTPWGAMGVKFFDFNQDGLMDVYITDMHSDMTKGQTVEALNFRIEMEKTKSEAFCSVQWTEAYLQGSTNNIFGNAFYQNLGGGKFAEVSDRLGVETYWPWGVSVGDLNADGFEDIFVASGMGYPFRYGINPVLMNEGGKGFFGSEFLVGVEPRGDRRTEKPWFTLDCDGADKQHPECAGKSGKTVITGTLSTRSSAFFDLDNDGDLDVVTNEFNDRPQLLVSNLTEAKRVRSLKIKLKGVRSNRDGLGATVIVRAGGKRLTQFHDGKSGYLSQSSMPLYFGLGEATGVESVEVLWPSGKNRR from the coding sequence ATGCCGTTGCGCGTTCACCGTCCTTCTCTTGAAAAGGCGATACGACGGGGTTCCCTCGCGTCCCATTTGTTGACTGCGCTCGGCCAGTTCTCGGCACTTCTTCTCATCCTGGGCTGCCTCCTCGCCACTTCCGTTCCGCTTCTTGGCGCGGAGGAGCTTTCCAATCACGCCATCACGTTGAATCTCCTGGAGAGCCGGAGAAAACAGCAAGTCGCCGCCGCCCAGAAATATCAGGCGTTCCACGGTTTCAAGTTCACCGATCGAATCTCGGAAAGCGGGATCACTTTTGCCGACCAGATCGTGGACGACGCTGGCAAAGAATACAAAGCCGCCCATTACGATCATGGAAACGGCCTGGCGGTCGCCGACGTGGATGGCGATGGTATGGTGGACATCTATTTCACGACACAATTGGGCGCCAACCAGCTTTGGCGGAACCTGGGAGGCGGCAAATTCCAGGACGTCTCGAAGGAGATGAATCTGCGCGACGGCAGTTGGAGCGGCGACGCCACATTTGCCGATCTGAACCAGGACCGATTCCCCGACCTCTACGTGGTGAACATGCAAGGGGACAATCATTACTACGAAAACCAGGGCGACAAAGGCTTCATCGACAAGACGGCGGCCTATTTCCCGAAGACCCCCTGGGGCGCAATGGGCGTGAAGTTCTTCGACTTCAATCAGGACGGCCTGATGGACGTTTACATCACCGACATGCACTCCGATATGACCAAAGGCCAAACCGTCGAGGCGCTCAATTTTCGGATCGAGATGGAGAAAACCAAGAGCGAGGCCTTCTGCTCCGTCCAGTGGACCGAGGCCTATCTGCAAGGCTCCACGAACAACATCTTTGGCAACGCCTTCTACCAAAACCTGGGCGGCGGGAAGTTCGCCGAGGTTTCCGACCGGCTGGGCGTCGAAACGTACTGGCCTTGGGGCGTGAGCGTCGGCGACTTGAACGCCGATGGCTTCGAGGACATCTTCGTGGCCTCCGGCATGGGCTATCCCTTTCGCTATGGCATCAACCCCGTGCTCATGAACGAAGGCGGGAAAGGGTTCTTCGGCAGCGAGTTTTTGGTCGGCGTGGAACCGCGCGGCGACCGGCGGACGGAGAAACCCTGGTTCACGCTGGACTGCGATGGCGCGGACAAACAGCACCCGGAATGCGCCGGCAAATCTGGCAAGACCGTCATCACCGGCACGTTGAGCACACGCTCTTCAGCTTTCTTCGACCTCGACAACGACGGCGATCTGGACGTCGTCACCAACGAATTCAACGACCGCCCCCAACTGCTCGTCAGCAATCTGACCGAGGCCAAGCGCGTTCGCTCGCTCAAGATCAAGCTCAAGGGCGTCCGATCCAACCGCGACGGATTGGGGGCGACCGTGATCGTCCGCGCCGGCGGCAAACGGTTGACGCAGTTCCACGACGGGAAATCGGGTTACCTGTCGCAAAGCTCGATGCCGCTCTACTTCGGCCTGGGAGAGGCAACGGGCGTGGAGTCCGTGGAAGTCTTGTGGCCTTCGGGAAAAAACAGACGGTGA
- a CDS encoding DUF4202 domain-containing protein: MINHAPERFAAAIRRFDEENARDPNVEAVAGVAQPRELIYAQRLTDWVLKLCPGASEELRLAARCQHLCRWMIPRSQYPMTRAGYLKWRNDLKAFHAEKAGEILREVGYPAEVIARVQDLNLKKNFPNDPDSRVLEDALCLIFLQYQLADLAAKTDEDKMINALQKSWKKMTQVAREEALKLSFGPKEKALLERALAGARNVERRT, encoded by the coding sequence TTGATCAACCACGCCCCAGAACGTTTCGCAGCCGCGATCCGGCGCTTTGACGAAGAGAACGCCAGAGATCCCAACGTGGAAGCGGTCGCGGGAGTCGCTCAGCCCCGAGAGTTGATTTACGCCCAGAGGCTGACGGATTGGGTCTTGAAACTGTGCCCCGGCGCTTCGGAAGAACTCCGTCTGGCGGCGCGCTGCCAGCACCTTTGCCGCTGGATGATTCCGCGCAGCCAATATCCGATGACCCGCGCCGGATATTTGAAATGGCGCAATGACCTGAAAGCCTTTCACGCGGAAAAGGCCGGTGAGATTTTGCGCGAGGTCGGTTATCCGGCCGAGGTGATTGCCCGCGTTCAGGACCTGAACCTGAAAAAGAATTTTCCGAATGATCCAGATAGCCGCGTTTTGGAAGACGCGCTCTGCCTGATCTTCCTCCAGTATCAACTCGCGGACCTCGCCGCAAAGACGGACGAAGACAAAATGATCAACGCTCTACAGAAGTCGTGGAAGAAGATGACGCAGGTAGCGCGGGAAGAGGCGTTGAAGCTGAGTTTCGGGCCCAAGGAAAAAGCGCTTCTGGAGCGGGCGTTGGCTGGGGCGCGAAACGTAGAACGTAGAACGTAA
- a CDS encoding FtsX-like permease family protein has product MHLIIETLEGMRIALAAIWANKLRSGLATLGIVIGIVTVTLMGTAIEGLNRSFLNTVSTIGADVLYVQRFSWFIDSWEEWLKAEKRQRITLAQVKAVEKHMRMAQAIAPFVETRRPVKYKNRRSDSVTVIGTTDQFLFTKGVSIMDGRFLTAPEAEGGRPVCVLGATAATNLFLLEPPVGNRIRLGQQLFEVVGVMEKQGDFFGDFSVDNAVIIPLQQFIASFWHYPDFTIQVKVLEMARLEDAREELRGIMRRVRRIAPGAEDDFSIDQQEMFLSMFKRVSRTIASVGLFITGLSLFVGGIGIMNIMFVSVAERTREIGIRKAIGAKRRAILTQFLIEAASICVLGGILALSIAYPVTLLLKKHLGGVMSPTVVGIALAVAALTGIVSGFFPAWRAARLNPVDALRNE; this is encoded by the coding sequence ATGCACCTAATCATTGAAACCCTTGAAGGCATGCGCATCGCGCTGGCCGCGATCTGGGCGAACAAACTTCGCTCCGGCCTCGCCACGCTCGGGATCGTCATCGGCATTGTCACGGTAACGTTGATGGGCACCGCGATCGAGGGGTTGAACCGCTCCTTCCTCAATACCGTTTCGACGATTGGCGCGGACGTTCTGTACGTCCAGCGCTTCTCCTGGTTCATCGATTCCTGGGAGGAATGGCTCAAGGCGGAGAAGCGGCAGCGCATCACGCTGGCCCAGGTCAAAGCCGTCGAGAAACACATGCGAATGGCTCAGGCCATCGCCCCCTTTGTGGAAACGCGCCGGCCCGTGAAATACAAAAACCGCCGCTCCGACAGCGTCACCGTCATCGGCACGACCGATCAGTTCCTGTTCACCAAGGGCGTTTCGATCATGGACGGACGCTTCCTGACCGCGCCGGAGGCTGAGGGCGGCCGGCCCGTTTGCGTCCTGGGCGCCACCGCGGCGACGAATTTATTTTTGCTCGAACCGCCGGTCGGAAACCGAATCCGGCTTGGCCAGCAGCTTTTTGAAGTGGTCGGCGTCATGGAAAAGCAGGGGGATTTCTTCGGCGACTTCAGCGTCGATAACGCCGTGATCATTCCGCTCCAGCAGTTCATTGCGTCGTTCTGGCATTATCCGGATTTCACAATTCAGGTGAAGGTGCTGGAAATGGCGCGCCTCGAAGATGCTAGAGAGGAATTGCGCGGAATCATGCGCCGCGTTCGCCGCATCGCGCCTGGAGCAGAGGACGATTTCTCCATCGACCAGCAAGAAATGTTTCTCAGCATGTTCAAACGCGTCTCGCGCACGATTGCGTCCGTGGGCTTGTTCATCACGGGCCTGTCGCTGTTCGTGGGCGGGATCGGCATCATGAACATCATGTTCGTTTCCGTGGCCGAGCGCACGCGAGAGATCGGTATTCGCAAGGCCATTGGCGCCAAACGCCGCGCGATCCTGACCCAGTTCCTGATCGAGGCGGCCAGCATTTGCGTCCTGGGCGGAATTCTGGCTCTGTCCATCGCTTATCCCGTGACGCTGCTGCTCAAGAAACACCTGGGCGGCGTCATGTCGCCCACCGTGGTGGGGATCGCGCTCGCCGTGGCCGCTCTGACGGGAATCGTCTCCGGTTTCTTTCCGGCCTGGCGCGCAGCCCGGCTGAATCCCGTGGATGCGCTCCGGAACGAGTAA